The following is a genomic window from Ignavibacteriales bacterium.
TTAGTCTGAATCTCTCTCGCTTGTTCTTTCTCAACATCAAGACGGTCGGTACTTGATACGAGTTTCCGCACCGTCAGCCGTGATCAAAACTTATTAAAGAACCTGACAGTTACTTTAATAGGGAGCTTGACTCATAAGCGTGGAGCGCACGCCACCTCTTCGCCGCAAGCGGAGATGCCATGCGATGACTCCCGACCTCGTCGGGACGAGCGGGTAGTGGAAGCGTGAAATGCTTAGGCAGGCACCCACCGTGTTGAATGAGGTTCTTTCAATACACCTTGATCTTCGGCCGACGAGTGCGGTTTTTTTTGCGCGAGAGTTGACGGAGGAGTTTTATGGAAATCTACATCCTTGTACCGATGGTTGTTGTGTTGTGCGGTGTGATGGTCTACGCCGGCTGGTATCTGAACATCAGGATGGGACAGAGCAAGATCGGCAGCGCCGAAGAACGCGCGAAACGGATCATCGAAGAAGCGGAAAAAGACGGGAATACGCTCAAACGGGAGAAACTGCTTGAGGCGAAAGACGAATGGTACAAGCGAAAAAAGGAGTTCGAGAGCGAAGCTCAGTCCAAGAGAAACAAGATGCAGGCCTTCGAAAAACAGCTCATTTCCCGTGAAGAGAACGTTGATCGAAAACTGGACCTGCTGAGCAAAAAAGAATTGTCATTGCAGGGCCTTGAAAAGGAACTTTCAGAGAAGCGCAAAAGGTTTGATGAGAAGGACAAGGAGCTCACCAGGCTCGTTGGCGAAGAAAACGTGCGGTTGGAGCGGATTTCAGGCATAACCCGCGAGGAAGCCAAGAAACAGCTGGCTGACAACTTGATTGAGACCGTGAAGTCCGAATCTGCCCAAATGATGAAAGAACTGCGCGACAAGGCAAAAGAGGATGCCAAGCGGGAAGCGCAAAAGCTCATTGTTCAGGCAATTCAGCGAACAGCTGCGGACCACACGGTAGAAACGACAGTCAGCGTTCTCAACCTCGAGAGTGACGAAATGAAGGGCCGGATCATTGGCCGAGAAGGGCGAAACATCCGTGCCTTTGAAGCTGCTACCGGCGTAGATGTTATCGTAGATGACACACCTGAAGCCGTTATCCTGTCAGGGTTTGACCCGTTTCGGCGAGAAGTTGCGCGAGTATCTTTGGAGCGGCTGATAGCTGACGGTCGCATCCATCCGGCGCGGATTGAAGAAGTCGTGGAGAAGGTCAAGAAGGAGTTGGAAGAGGAAACAGTCCGGACTGGCGAGAACGCACTCCTCGAAGTTGGGTTGCACGGTGCACATGCCGAGATCGTGAAGCATGTCGGAAGAATGAAGTACCGGTCCAGCTACGGCCAAAACCTGCTTCAACACAGCATCGAAGTGTCCTTTCTGAGCGGCATCATGGCTGCTGAGCTGAACCTTGATGCCACCCTGGCAAAAAGGGGGGGATTGCTCCATGACATCGGAAAGACGATCGATCGCAGCGTCGAGGGGCCTCATGCCCTTCTCGGATTCGAGCTCTGCAAGAAGTACAATGAGCATCCAATCGTCTCCAATGCCGTTGGTTCCCACCACGAAGATATCCCGATGGAGCATGCGATTGCTGCGCTCGTGCAGGCCGCCGATGCTATTAGTGGTGCGAGGCCCGGTGCACGTCGTGAATCAGTAGAATGGTACGTGAAGCGGCTGGAAAAGCTCGAATCGATGGCGAAATCGTTCAATGGCGTGGTCAATACTTATGCTATTCAAGCTGGCAGGGAGATTCGCGTGATCTGCAATCACGACCTCCTCGATGATGCGGCGGCGGACCAATTGTCGCACGAAATTGCCAACAAGATCCAGCAGGAGATGGAATACCCGGGTCAGATCAAAGTGACTGTCATTCGGGAATTCCGCTCCGTCGCATTTGCGAAATAGCGGCTTTCATAGCTGCACTTCGTTGTATCACTTCTTCCGGGGTATTTTTATTGGGTCATATTCTCCGAATTGGTGTAACCGGTGGAATCGGAAGCGGGAAATCGCTTGTCTGTTCCACGTTCTCCCGCCTCGGCGTCCCCGTCCTCTCCGCTGATAAGATCGCAAAGGAACTGATGAGCGGCAACGCAACGTTGCGGAAGGCGCTCTTGACGCTGCTTGGTTCCTCCACCTATCGTAGTAACGGCGAGCTCAATCGCCAGTACGTCGCGTCAACAATCTTCTCGAATCCAGCTCTACACGGTAAGGTCAATGCTCTTGTACACCCACGAGTTGAAGCTGAAGTCGGAAAGCGGTTTGTGAAGCTGGAGAAGGCAGGAGTCCGGCTCGGTATCGTTGAGGCTGCACTGATCTACGAGGCAGGATTTGACAAACACCTTGACTATGTGATTGTTGTTGACGCTCCTGAGGCTGATCGGATTCGACGGGTCGTTCGCCGCGACAAGCTCACCGCTGTCGATGTCCGGAAACGGATTCGGTCGCAACAGTCGACACAGTCGAAGCTCCGCAAGGCGGATTACGTCGTTCGTAACAACGGATCGATCGATGACCTAAAGGTGTCGGTCGAATTTCTTCTTTCAATCCTGGAAAACATCGCAGGGACTTTATGAGCGAAGAGCTGAACATGTTTCAGAAGGAAGACAAGTACTTCTTCCACACATACAAAAGGTTGGGGCTTGACATCGAGCGGGGAGAAGGTGTTTATCTCTACGCGAAAGACGGAAAGCGATATCTCGACTTCTTCGGCGGTCTTGCCGTTAATGCGCTCGGATACAATCATTCTGGTATCAACAAGGCGATCATTGATCAGGTCAAAAAGTACATCCACCTCTCGAACTACTACGTTCAAGAACCGCAGGTAAAGCTTGCTGAGAGAGTGATCAAGGCGTCGGGATTCAAGCGCATATTCTTCGGTAACAGCGGAACTGAAGCTGTGGAAGGAGCCATCAAGGTTGCACGCAAATGGGGGAAGACGAACGGCAAGACCGAACTGATCGGCCTGACAAACTCCTTCCACGGACGGACTATGGGAGCGCTCTCTCTCACGGAACGCCAGAAATACCGTGAGGGATATGAACCGTTCCTCCAAAATGTATCGCATGTCGGATACAATGACGTGGCTCAACTCCGGGAAGCGGTCAATGACAAGACGCTGGGTGTGATTCTTGAGTTCATCCAGGGTGAGGGAGGAGTATTTGTAGTCAGCCCGGAGTTCGCGGCGGCGTTGAACGAAATGAGACAGAAGTTCGGTTTTCTTATTATCGCCGATGAAATTCAGTCGGGCATCGGGCGGACGGGAAAATTTTTCGCGTTCGAGCACTTCGGCGTTCGTCCTGATATTGTGGTGATCGCTAAAGCGATCGGAGGCGGTTTACCTCTTGGTGCGTTTTTGGGCGACGATCGTGTCGCCGATGTGCTCTCCTACGGTATGCATGGTACCACGTTTGGCGGAAACCCTGTGGCATGCGCTGCCGGAAACGCCGTCCTCGATGAGGTCCTTGACAAAGGACTTATGCAGAAAGCCGGAGAGACGGGTGAGTATCTGAGGAAGCGTTTCTTGGACTTGAAGACGAAATTTCCTGCGTTCATACAGGATGTACGAGGCCATGGATGCATGCTTGGAGTCGATCTCACGCAAGATGGCCAGCCTGTCGTCGATCAATTGCAAGAGCGGGGGATACTGGTCAATTGCACACATCAGACGGTCTTGCGTTTCTTGCCCCCCTACATTGTGACACAAGAGCATTGCGATACGATGCTCGAGGAACTTGGAGATGTCCTGAGCGGCATCCTGAAGTAGATCCAGGTTTTCGTGAATTGTCTAACGACTTGAAAGGACTCGATGAAGATCAGATGGTTCGTTTGCATTCTGACGCTTAGCCTTGCCGGAGCTTCACTTGCACCAGGACAGTTCCAAATTGCCGTGGGTCCCGCGGTGGGGGGAAACTATAACGAGCATACAGGAACGGAACTCCCGGGAAAGGCAACTGGGGTGGGTGTCATAATTGGCGGACAGGCGAATCTCTCTTTCACAGGGTCCATTGGATTGCTCGCGACGATATCGTTCGACAACAGAATTGGGAAGATCACGTACTCGGGGACGGACGGAGTAATCGACTATTCATCCGACGCATCCGTGACGGTTGCCTATCTTTCGATCGAGCCTCTTTTCAGATACACGCTCCCGAACCGGCCATTCTATTTCGTTACCGGACCGAGTATTGGATTTCCCGTACAGGGGAAGTCTGAAACGACAACCCAAATTCTTACTCCTGGTTACAGTTTCTCTAATGGCTATGCTGTCCAGACTGTAAACACAGGAATCGAGGACATGAAAGTTCGCTTCGAGTGGAAGATCGGCGGGGGGTATGTTTTTCAGATCGACAAAAAGACCGCTGTGAGCATGCATCTCGTGTACAGCCGGGGATTTACAGATATTGTGGACAAGCTTGATTGGCGGGTGAACTCGATATCGTTCCTGGGCAGTTTTCAGTTTACGCTCGGCAAATAGAGGTTTCCCAGATCGTAGGGGGTTTTGAAGTCGAGTCGTTGGCGGGCAGTCAGTCCTCATTGTGACAACAGCGCATTGTCGGTACCACATCAGGAGTCTTGTGTACAGGATTGTTCTAGGGATTTTCATTTGCTCGGCCGTTCTGGGCTGCACTCAGCATAATCCAAAACCTGCCGGCCCGCAGGATATCCGGTTCGCGGTGGACACATCGCTGGTCGGCCCAGCATTTTCCGATACAGCGCTTGGCGTTTCGTTTGCACCACCCAAGGGGTGGAAGGCATTGTCCAAAAATACTCTCGAAGCGGCTCAGCGTGCGGCGGCCGAGCGTTCGAAAGGCGTAACGGGGAAAGGACGCCTCGGACAGCCCGAGTTGCTCTATGCCTGGAGCCACCCGTCATCCGGCAGCGTGGTTACCATCGCCTCGTTCGCCGGATTCGATACGAACGATTCAAGCATGACCATGCAGGAGTTCGAAAGTTTTTTCCGGGCTTCGACGCCGAACGCCGAAATCAAATCGGCGCTCTTTTCGGCGAAGGGGTTTAAGGTTCATCAACTGAGGGTTATCGACGATCAACGGGTGAACTTCAAGATGGTTTTTAGCAGCGTTCGGTTGAAGAAGCCAATTCAGTTCGATTTTGCAGTTCCACGGGGATCATTTCCCCTCATGATCAGAACGATCGAGTCGGTAGCGGGCTCAGTCGAGGTGTATCAATCCACAGCACCATTCAACTAAGAGGAGTACATATATGCGGACAACAATTGTTACAGTGTTGGGGCTCCTTGCCCTGTTGGTTTTGGCAAGCGGATGCATGACGCATTATCATGTGGTTGGTGAGGGTGCCAAAGGGAGTTCAGTGGAACAAACG
Proteins encoded in this region:
- the rny gene encoding ribonuclease Y, yielding MEIYILVPMVVVLCGVMVYAGWYLNIRMGQSKIGSAEERAKRIIEEAEKDGNTLKREKLLEAKDEWYKRKKEFESEAQSKRNKMQAFEKQLISREENVDRKLDLLSKKELSLQGLEKELSEKRKRFDEKDKELTRLVGEENVRLERISGITREEAKKQLADNLIETVKSESAQMMKELRDKAKEDAKREAQKLIVQAIQRTAADHTVETTVSVLNLESDEMKGRIIGREGRNIRAFEAATGVDVIVDDTPEAVILSGFDPFRREVARVSLERLIADGRIHPARIEEVVEKVKKELEEETVRTGENALLEVGLHGAHAEIVKHVGRMKYRSSYGQNLLQHSIEVSFLSGIMAAELNLDATLAKRGGLLHDIGKTIDRSVEGPHALLGFELCKKYNEHPIVSNAVGSHHEDIPMEHAIAALVQAADAISGARPGARRESVEWYVKRLEKLESMAKSFNGVVNTYAIQAGREIRVICNHDLLDDAAADQLSHEIANKIQQEMEYPGQIKVTVIREFRSVAFAK
- the coaE gene encoding dephospho-CoA kinase (Dephospho-CoA kinase (CoaE) performs the final step in coenzyme A biosynthesis.), producing the protein MGHILRIGVTGGIGSGKSLVCSTFSRLGVPVLSADKIAKELMSGNATLRKALLTLLGSSTYRSNGELNRQYVASTIFSNPALHGKVNALVHPRVEAEVGKRFVKLEKAGVRLGIVEAALIYEAGFDKHLDYVIVVDAPEADRIRRVVRRDKLTAVDVRKRIRSQQSTQSKLRKADYVVRNNGSIDDLKVSVEFLLSILENIAGTL
- a CDS encoding aspartate aminotransferase family protein translates to MSEELNMFQKEDKYFFHTYKRLGLDIERGEGVYLYAKDGKRYLDFFGGLAVNALGYNHSGINKAIIDQVKKYIHLSNYYVQEPQVKLAERVIKASGFKRIFFGNSGTEAVEGAIKVARKWGKTNGKTELIGLTNSFHGRTMGALSLTERQKYREGYEPFLQNVSHVGYNDVAQLREAVNDKTLGVILEFIQGEGGVFVVSPEFAAALNEMRQKFGFLIIADEIQSGIGRTGKFFAFEHFGVRPDIVVIAKAIGGGLPLGAFLGDDRVADVLSYGMHGTTFGGNPVACAAGNAVLDEVLDKGLMQKAGETGEYLRKRFLDLKTKFPAFIQDVRGHGCMLGVDLTQDGQPVVDQLQERGILVNCTHQTVLRFLPPYIVTQEHCDTMLEELGDVLSGILK
- a CDS encoding outer membrane beta-barrel protein produces the protein MKIRWFVCILTLSLAGASLAPGQFQIAVGPAVGGNYNEHTGTELPGKATGVGVIIGGQANLSFTGSIGLLATISFDNRIGKITYSGTDGVIDYSSDASVTVAYLSIEPLFRYTLPNRPFYFVTGPSIGFPVQGKSETTTQILTPGYSFSNGYAVQTVNTGIEDMKVRFEWKIGGGYVFQIDKKTAVSMHLVYSRGFTDIVDKLDWRVNSISFLGSFQFTLGK